One window of Thermoplasmatales archaeon genomic DNA carries:
- a CDS encoding DUF302 domain-containing protein — MIKKLPEGIFGIKSRLNFEETVEFLLKNLEDNGFRVFTVIDHASAASNVGIKLRPTTVIIFGNPSGGTLLMSRSETIGIDLPSKVLVRETSTGVSVYFSTLEFVTRRHGIIGMDNDPRSFDSKIEGILNQLLQV; from the coding sequence ATGATTAAAAAACTGCCCGAAGGAATTTTTGGTATAAAATCGAGACTAAATTTTGAAGAAACAGTTGAATTCCTTTTAAAAAATCTGGAAGATAATGGATTTAGAGTTTTTACTGTAATTGACCACGCTTCAGCTGCATCTAATGTTGGTATCAAACTGAGACCAACGACCGTTATAATATTTGGAAATCCTTCTGGAGGCACACTGCTCATGAGCCGATCTGAAACTATAGGTATAGATCTTCCAAGCAAGGTACTTGTGAGAGAGACTTCAACAGGGGTCTCTGTGTACTTTAGCACTCTGGAATTTGTAACTCGAAGACATGGCATTATTGGTATGGATAATGATCCTCGCTCGTTCGATTCTAAAATTGAGGGGATTTTGAATCAGCTTCTGCAAGTTTAG
- a CDS encoding MFS transporter, which produces MKNGDPHTAFSGSETKSYTQLTQLERRILSRHQKVIVLWSIIASFAYALIWYWLPSVDSFVGSQFNLGTIQISLLISSFGAAFILTNFLWGHLNDKYWPNRIVTIGLIIAGLSTFLFRYSTGFQEMIIYRIIEGVFNGAAWSGIVKTVQLWFPIEKRSKYISIFVAIYSWAISIDLLMGITVATMSSWTMWAEIVGIIGIIAGVLAYFMAKPFGPMVGLPLIEWGDVSPTKNIKFLGTAKALFKQRWMLLAIFSGLVVIGGANIISGIYLQQVLPVIQRVPISQIAIIGTVWGIVQGLLILIFGYLSDTYRKRVLFVKIGLAAAFISMSAVVVTTIIHPLPLFVIYLVTISTGAPFLIAGPIFALLGDRYGVLLVGAAAAYFEGFGTGGGAFLLPLVIGYMSSVFSVAIAWSAVAAIFFVVFMLWFPQREYRITASLVDPIELEREKEEKRMEFGIREESKSELNEGD; this is translated from the coding sequence ATGAAGAATGGTGATCCACACACCGCATTCTCTGGATCAGAAACGAAATCGTACACGCAACTTACGCAACTAGAAAGGAGGATTCTTTCCAGGCATCAAAAAGTAATCGTACTATGGAGTATAATCGCCTCATTTGCGTACGCCCTAATCTGGTATTGGCTCCCATCTGTTGATTCCTTTGTCGGGTCCCAGTTTAATCTCGGAACAATACAGATTAGCCTGCTTATATCGTCTTTCGGTGCAGCGTTCATCCTGACGAATTTCTTATGGGGCCATCTTAACGACAAGTATTGGCCTAACAGGATAGTTACGATAGGGCTCATCATTGCAGGTCTCTCAACATTTCTTTTCAGGTATTCCACGGGATTTCAGGAAATGATAATATACCGCATTATCGAAGGGGTTTTCAACGGTGCAGCATGGTCTGGAATAGTTAAGACCGTACAGCTATGGTTTCCTATTGAAAAAAGATCGAAGTACATAAGCATATTTGTGGCCATATACAGTTGGGCCATATCTATCGATCTTCTGATGGGGATAACGGTTGCTACTATGAGTTCATGGACAATGTGGGCAGAAATTGTCGGTATCATTGGCATAATCGCTGGTGTTCTGGCATATTTCATGGCCAAGCCGTTTGGCCCAATGGTCGGTCTCCCGCTGATTGAATGGGGTGATGTTTCACCAACAAAGAATATTAAGTTTCTAGGGACGGCCAAGGCTCTGTTCAAGCAAAGATGGATGTTGCTTGCCATATTCTCCGGGCTCGTGGTCATAGGTGGTGCAAACATAATCTCCGGAATATATCTACAGCAGGTCCTTCCGGTTATACAGAGAGTTCCGATATCCCAGATCGCTATAATAGGGACTGTCTGGGGCATCGTTCAGGGTTTGCTGATCCTTATCTTCGGCTATCTCAGTGATACATACAGGAAAAGAGTTCTGTTTGTTAAAATAGGTCTTGCAGCTGCATTCATATCCATGAGCGCCGTTGTAGTAACAACGATCATACATCCATTGCCTTTATTCGTAATCTATTTAGTTACGATCTCCACGGGCGCGCCGTTTCTCATAGCTGGACCAATATTTGCACTTTTGGGTGACAGGTATGGTGTCCTGCTCGTGGGAGCCGCTGCAGCTTACTTCGAGGGTTTCGGTACTGGTGGAGGAGCATTCTTGCTTCCGTTGGTGATCGGATACATGTCGTCTGTATTCAGTGTGGCTATTGCATGGAGTGCTGTTGCGGCTATATTCTTTGTGGTATTCATGCTATGGTTCCCTCAGAGGGAATACAGGATCACAGCATCGCTTGTAGATCCTATCGAGCTTGAAAGAGAAAAGGAGGAAAAGAGAATGGAATTTGGAATAAGAGAAGAAAGTAAAAGCGAGTTGAACGAGGGTGATTGA
- a CDS encoding TrpB-like pyridoxal phosphate-dependent enzyme, with amino-acid sequence MPSGFCDIDYGVSLDPEDMPRQWYNIIPDLPRKLDPMLDPVTKEPVKRSQMERLFPKEVVRQQFSEERWFDIPEDVLDAYRRLPRPTPLFRAKRLEEYLHTPAKIFYKGEHVTPVGSMKPNTALPQAYFAKKQGIDLAVSETGAGQWGSALSMSCAFFGLRSRIYMVRVSSIQKPGRKIMMQTYGSEVLESPSNNTAFGRKLLSENSEHPGSLGIAISEAVEDVLSNENARYLLASSFNYALAHQTVIGQEVKKQLELLDIEPDVMTGAIGGGSNYSGFIYPFLKDQIHGEKITDFVAVESSAVPSTTRGQYTYDYADTAERTPLVKMYTTGHEFANPPIHAGGLRYHGKAPSLSLLINEGYVRSVSYGQTRVFESAKLFAQTEGIFTAPESAHGLTYAIDEAIRCKRSGESKVIIFNNCGHGLLDLSAYNDYNNGLLQDWEPGEIKVPDYLQRKN; translated from the coding sequence TTGCCAAGTGGATTTTGCGATATCGATTACGGGGTATCCCTTGATCCGGAAGATATGCCCAGGCAATGGTATAACATAATACCAGATCTTCCGCGAAAGCTTGATCCCATGCTTGATCCCGTAACAAAGGAACCCGTTAAGAGGTCACAGATGGAACGGCTTTTTCCCAAAGAAGTGGTAAGGCAACAGTTCTCTGAGGAAAGGTGGTTTGATATACCTGAAGATGTGCTTGATGCTTATCGTCGACTGCCCAGGCCCACGCCATTATTCAGGGCAAAAAGACTTGAGGAATACCTGCACACACCGGCAAAGATATTCTACAAAGGCGAGCATGTAACACCTGTTGGAAGCATGAAGCCCAATACTGCTTTACCACAGGCTTATTTTGCTAAGAAACAGGGTATAGATCTTGCAGTATCCGAAACAGGCGCAGGTCAGTGGGGATCGGCCCTCTCAATGTCGTGCGCTTTTTTCGGCTTAAGATCCAGGATATATATGGTCCGTGTGAGTTCCATTCAGAAACCAGGGAGGAAAATCATGATGCAGACTTACGGTTCAGAGGTCCTTGAATCCCCGAGCAACAACACGGCCTTTGGTAGGAAACTACTATCGGAAAACAGTGAACATCCTGGTTCCCTTGGGATAGCAATAAGCGAGGCGGTAGAAGATGTTCTTAGCAATGAAAACGCGAGATATCTTTTGGCTTCGTCGTTCAATTACGCACTTGCTCACCAGACGGTAATAGGGCAGGAAGTGAAGAAACAGCTTGAGCTTCTCGATATAGAACCTGATGTAATGACAGGTGCAATAGGAGGCGGCTCTAATTACTCTGGTTTCATTTATCCGTTCCTGAAGGATCAGATCCACGGTGAGAAGATAACAGATTTTGTTGCCGTAGAATCATCTGCTGTACCATCTACTACACGTGGGCAATATACTTATGACTATGCGGATACGGCAGAGAGGACACCGCTTGTGAAGATGTATACAACCGGACACGAATTTGCCAATCCACCAATACATGCCGGAGGCCTCAGATACCATGGGAAAGCACCGAGCCTTTCTCTTCTTATCAACGAAGGATACGTTCGATCCGTGTCCTACGGACAGACGCGAGTTTTCGAATCTGCAAAATTATTCGCGCAAACAGAAGGAATATTCACTGCACCGGAATCAGCTCATGGCCTGACGTATGCAATTGATGAAGCAATAAGATGCAAGAGAAGCGGCGAATCGAAAGTCATAATCTTTAACAACTGCGGGCACGGCCTTCTTGACCTCAGCGCATACAACGATTATAACAACGGGTTACTTCAGGACTGGGAGCCAGGGGAAATAAAAGTTCCGGACTATCTGCAGCGAAAGAACTGA
- a CDS encoding DUF92 domain-containing protein: MGISIAILLIFFVISRAFNVFDFRGSIAALVVGFVVSVFGSYRWLILLLIFATGSFIATRAYFNRKSKINAQEGKKGERGIYNVVYAGMIGLFVAFLNGTTFLANLGYFHYFTLFAVSLAVVNSDTFASEIGVLDNKVRMITNLKPTKAGINGGVSLLGEMAALCGALVIGISYGILSTHGFVISQVLIITAFGFLGCQIDSILGAVFENKGKLSKGMVNFLSAFVIVIMVVPVIYFFGI, encoded by the coding sequence ATAGGTATATCAATAGCAATTCTTCTGATCTTCTTCGTAATCTCTCGTGCATTCAACGTATTTGATTTTAGGGGCAGCATAGCTGCGCTGGTCGTTGGTTTTGTTGTCTCTGTTTTTGGATCTTACCGATGGCTGATTTTGTTGCTGATCTTCGCTACCGGCTCCTTCATTGCCACACGAGCCTACTTTAACAGGAAATCAAAAATTAATGCCCAGGAAGGAAAGAAGGGTGAGCGAGGGATATACAATGTTGTCTACGCTGGTATGATAGGCCTCTTTGTTGCATTTCTCAATGGCACAACATTTCTTGCAAACCTTGGGTATTTCCATTATTTTACATTGTTCGCGGTATCACTTGCTGTTGTAAATTCTGATACATTTGCCTCCGAAATTGGAGTGCTCGATAATAAAGTCCGTATGATCACGAATCTCAAACCAACAAAAGCCGGCATAAACGGAGGGGTCTCGTTGCTGGGTGAAATGGCAGCTCTTTGTGGAGCACTCGTTATTGGTATTTCTTACGGCATCCTGTCCACACATGGTTTCGTTATATCACAGGTTCTCATAATTACAGCTTTTGGATTCCTTGGATGCCAGATTGATAGTATTCTCGGAGCAGTATTCGAGAATAAAGGCAAGCTATCGAAGGGAATGGTCAATTTCCTTTCTGCATTTGTCATAGTTATTATGGTAGTTCCGGTAATTTACTTTTTTGGCATATGA
- the pdxS gene encoding pyridoxal 5'-phosphate synthase lyase subunit PdxS: protein MTLNLSELRFGDELLKRGFAKMTKGGVIMDVTTAEQAVIAEKAGAVSVMALERVPSDIRAAGGVARMADPEKIKEIMNAVSIPVMAKVRIGHLSEGLVLQQLGVDMLDESEVLTPADPFFHIYKKDLTIPVVCGARSIQEAVRRILEGAAMIRTKGEAGTGNIIEAVRHIRMVNEGIKIIKTLSNEEFIKAARNIALSYSILRHNVSKDLFGTEDYLGEFDLYSGLSFETIEKEAVRVLKDIKRLDRLPVVNFAAGGVATPSDGALMMKLGTDGVFVGSGIFKSKDPEKMARAVVEAVENYEDYKLIGDVSSNLVGMPGIEIENIPPEQKLQERGW from the coding sequence ATGACATTAAACTTATCAGAACTTCGATTCGGAGATGAACTTCTTAAAAGAGGTTTTGCCAAGATGACAAAGGGCGGCGTGATTATGGATGTCACAACAGCCGAACAGGCGGTCATTGCTGAGAAGGCCGGAGCCGTTTCTGTCATGGCGCTTGAACGTGTTCCGTCCGATATACGTGCTGCAGGCGGAGTTGCAAGAATGGCAGATCCCGAGAAAATAAAGGAAATAATGAATGCAGTATCAATACCAGTCATGGCGAAAGTCAGAATTGGACACCTTTCTGAGGGTCTGGTTCTTCAACAGCTCGGTGTTGACATGCTTGATGAGAGCGAAGTCTTAACCCCAGCCGATCCGTTTTTCCACATCTACAAGAAAGATCTGACAATCCCAGTTGTATGCGGGGCCAGGTCTATTCAGGAAGCCGTGCGAAGAATCCTTGAAGGAGCTGCAATGATAAGAACCAAGGGTGAGGCTGGAACAGGCAACATCATTGAGGCTGTGAGGCACATCAGGATGGTGAACGAGGGCATAAAGATCATTAAGACACTCAGCAATGAGGAATTTATTAAAGCCGCGAGGAATATTGCATTGTCCTACAGTATATTGAGACATAACGTATCTAAGGATCTATTTGGCACCGAAGATTATCTTGGAGAATTTGATCTATACTCCGGACTTTCATTTGAGACGATAGAAAAGGAAGCGGTCAGGGTCTTAAAGGACATTAAAAGGCTGGATCGGCTTCCGGTAGTTAATTTTGCTGCGGGTGGAGTTGCAACTCCTTCGGATGGGGCCCTCATGATGAAATTGGGCACTGACGGTGTTTTTGTTGGAAGCGGGATATTCAAGTCGAAGGATCCGGAGAAAATGGCCAGGGCTGTTGTTGAGGCTGTGGAAAACTATGAAGACTACAAACTTATAGGAGATGTTTCATCGAACCTTGTTGGGATGCCTGGCATTGAGATCGAGAACATACCGCCAGAACAAAAGCTCCAGGAAAGGGGATGGTAA
- a CDS encoding citrate synthase translates to MQKGENKEEVDKGLENAEIEWTRLTTIDGEKGVLLYGGYSVDDIIDSGASVEEIQYLFLYGELPNKHDLQTFKENIEKGYKLPDYVVDIIRKLPRQSDAVAMQMAAFASIAAAETGFKWNKETDREVAANIIGKMSAITVNVYRHIMGLPPAMPEHSDSFARSFLKATFGKEPSREELDAMNTALILYTDHEVPASTTAGLVTVSTLSDMYSGVTSALSALKGPLHGGAAEASIAQFKEIGSESNVENWFNENIVSGKKRLMGFGHRVYKTYDPRAKIFKRYAEKLVKNSKEASNLFKVATKLEELGINKYGTKKIYPNTDYFSGIVYLSMGFPLQNNIYTALFALSRVTGWTAHFIEYDEEEERLIRPRAVYVGKGIQKFTRINER, encoded by the coding sequence ATGCAGAAGGGTGAAAATAAAGAAGAAGTGGACAAGGGTCTTGAGAATGCTGAGATAGAATGGACGAGACTTACGACGATAGACGGGGAGAAAGGCGTTTTACTTTATGGCGGTTATTCCGTTGATGATATAATTGACAGCGGAGCTTCCGTTGAAGAAATACAGTACTTATTTCTTTACGGTGAATTGCCTAACAAACACGATCTTCAAACCTTTAAGGAGAACATTGAAAAGGGGTATAAGTTACCAGATTATGTTGTAGACATAATAAGGAAACTACCAAGACAATCTGACGCAGTTGCTATGCAGATGGCCGCATTTGCTTCGATCGCGGCTGCAGAAACGGGATTTAAATGGAATAAAGAGACTGACCGGGAAGTTGCTGCAAATATCATAGGAAAAATGTCCGCAATTACTGTTAATGTCTACAGACATATCATGGGTTTACCACCAGCAATGCCAGAGCATTCCGATAGTTTTGCACGAAGTTTTCTGAAGGCTACCTTTGGAAAGGAGCCCTCTAGAGAAGAGCTTGACGCTATGAATACCGCATTAATACTTTACACGGATCATGAGGTACCTGCGTCTACGACTGCGGGACTCGTTACGGTTTCAACTCTTTCTGATATGTATTCCGGTGTTACATCAGCATTATCAGCGCTTAAAGGTCCACTCCATGGTGGGGCGGCAGAGGCATCAATTGCTCAGTTCAAGGAGATTGGCTCTGAATCAAACGTTGAGAACTGGTTCAATGAAAACATAGTTAGCGGAAAAAAGAGACTTATGGGATTTGGGCATCGTGTATACAAGACCTATGATCCGCGGGCAAAAATATTCAAGAGATACGCAGAAAAGCTCGTAAAAAACAGCAAGGAAGCGAGCAATCTCTTTAAGGTAGCTACCAAACTTGAAGAGCTTGGAATAAACAAATATGGAACAAAGAAGATCTACCCTAATACCGATTACTTCTCCGGGATAGTTTACCTATCAATGGGTTTCCCGTTGCAGAACAACATATATACCGCGCTCTTTGCTTTATCCAGAGTAACCGGGTGGACTGCTCACTTTATAGAATACGATGAGGAAGAGGAAAGACTCATAAGGCCGCGGGCAGTATACGTAGGCAAAGGAATTCAAAAATTTACTCGAATAAACGAGAGATAA
- a CDS encoding sulfite exporter TauE/SafE family protein, with product MSDILVLIKFLEIVGGGIFAGIIGSLSGLGGGTVLVPLLSLFYGIPIVYATGASLVSTIATSAGSGSGYTKHHISNIKIGVGLEVATTTGAIVGSITAYIIYSHALEFLIYIIFGIVLLGSLIPTITRGKYETPPDRAPDWTTRLFQLAGSYHDARLKKRVDYHGVRWWLAEIIMFFAGVVSGLLGIGSGALKVLGMDWAMNLPMKVTTTTSNFMIGITAATSSAMYWYYGWIQFFIVAGTAIGVLVGAFIGAKLLVRMTNKDVRWIFFAILSFLGVEMLLKGLYLDAIIHIALTDQFIISIIVSIAMIFSLYVYHLKEQKHEERKGTV from the coding sequence ATGTCTGATATCCTGGTACTCATAAAATTCCTCGAAATAGTTGGAGGTGGAATATTTGCCGGGATTATCGGATCGCTTTCCGGTCTTGGCGGCGGGACAGTATTGGTGCCTCTACTCTCGCTTTTCTATGGGATCCCTATAGTGTATGCTACAGGAGCAAGCCTGGTATCAACCATAGCCACATCAGCAGGAAGCGGGAGTGGATACACAAAGCACCATATTTCAAATATAAAAATAGGGGTTGGACTGGAAGTTGCGACAACTACCGGTGCAATTGTCGGTTCCATCACCGCTTATATAATCTATTCACATGCGCTTGAATTCCTGATCTATATTATTTTTGGCATAGTGCTGCTCGGTTCCCTTATACCTACGATAACACGAGGAAAGTACGAAACACCGCCTGATCGAGCTCCGGATTGGACAACTAGGCTCTTTCAGCTTGCCGGATCCTACCACGATGCACGCCTTAAGAAAAGAGTGGACTATCACGGTGTCAGATGGTGGCTAGCGGAAATAATCATGTTTTTTGCAGGAGTTGTTTCTGGACTTCTTGGCATTGGGAGTGGTGCACTTAAGGTTCTTGGGATGGACTGGGCAATGAATCTACCTATGAAAGTTACAACAACAACTAGCAACTTCATGATCGGAATCACTGCAGCAACAAGCAGTGCAATGTACTGGTATTATGGGTGGATACAGTTTTTCATTGTTGCTGGAACTGCAATCGGTGTACTGGTTGGAGCGTTCATTGGGGCAAAGCTGCTCGTCAGGATGACGAATAAAGATGTTAGATGGATCTTCTTTGCGATCCTTTCATTTTTAGGAGTTGAAATGCTGCTAAAAGGCCTTTATCTCGATGCAATAATACATATTGCATTGACGGATCAATTCATAATTTCTATCATAGTTTCTATTGCAATGATCTTTTCATTGTATGTATACCACTTAAAGGAGCAAAAGCATGAGGAACGAAAAGGAACCGTTTGA
- a CDS encoding DUF1634 domain-containing protein, with product MRNEKEPFDQDTVSSYILKTGVMTSIALILIGMTLLFIKDGGMGYTLSEISSYNVKLHINSAILNLSTLPSGLYHLDGIYFISLGLWVLVFTPVSVVVTAIVAFVWVRNKLYIVLSAIVLFNLIFAIFVLHLLVNIKPP from the coding sequence ATGAGGAACGAAAAGGAACCGTTTGATCAGGATACAGTCTCCAGTTACATACTTAAAACTGGCGTAATGACAAGCATAGCTCTGATCCTTATTGGAATGACGCTTCTATTCATAAAAGATGGGGGCATGGGATATACTCTTTCAGAAATTTCCAGCTACAACGTAAAATTGCACATAAATTCAGCTATACTAAACCTTTCAACATTACCTTCTGGCCTCTACCATCTGGACGGAATATACTTTATATCTCTCGGCCTTTGGGTGTTGGTATTCACTCCCGTCTCTGTTGTCGTAACCGCAATAGTTGCGTTTGTTTGGGTAAGAAATAAACTTTACATAGTTCTGTCAGCAATCGTACTTTTCAATCTCATATTCGCAATATTTGTTCTTCATCTTCTTGTAAATATTAAGCCACCCTGA
- a CDS encoding FAD-dependent oxidoreductase, translating into MLNFERVKIRSSLPEDRMKSFTLEPMLGYSDKEAVAEANRCLGCNICTQACPASLDIAGYIRSTAVGDPAQTVRIIFENLPFPAIIGRVCTHLCEDICVMYDTGGPIAIRHLKRYAADEFDDYAPVLSVPRRKFIGKKVAVIGGGPAGLTLAYYLTIQGIKITLFEKYPTLGGFMKTAIPRYRLPQEVLDKEIGFIVSQGVDVRLGTEVGKDIKFSDLLNTYDAVFIGVGNQKPHMTGTPGSDAKNVVHATEFLRRASFEEHIDVGKNVVIIGGGFTASDSARTSIRLGATNVKILYRRRDVDRPGYPSLNADEEMDEGVEEKVEYVWEVTPFEYVKEGDRAVKLRYWQNEMLIEKGGRAKPVPKKDKVLEMDVDYVIEATGQETDYSFMEEDLVRKLRLTPQGQPIVNEHGMTSIPGVFSGGDCTNSARDLISAVRDGDTATLGVLFYLNVMDQVVEEELPFLDRWKKFSATSAKMAYAERMK; encoded by the coding sequence ATGCTTAATTTTGAGAGGGTTAAAATTCGTTCATCATTGCCTGAAGATAGGATGAAGAGTTTTACCTTGGAACCTATGCTTGGCTACAGTGACAAAGAAGCTGTTGCTGAAGCCAACAGATGCCTTGGATGCAACATATGCACACAAGCTTGTCCGGCAAGTCTTGATATAGCCGGATATATAAGAAGCACCGCTGTTGGTGATCCAGCCCAGACAGTCAGGATTATTTTTGAGAACCTTCCTTTTCCAGCAATAATTGGGCGTGTGTGTACACATCTTTGTGAGGACATATGTGTCATGTACGACACAGGTGGGCCTATAGCTATCAGACATCTAAAGCGGTATGCGGCCGACGAGTTTGATGACTATGCTCCGGTACTTTCCGTTCCAAGGAGGAAATTTATCGGCAAGAAAGTAGCGGTTATAGGGGGTGGTCCGGCTGGTCTCACCCTTGCCTATTATCTGACAATCCAGGGCATAAAGATAACACTTTTTGAGAAATATCCAACACTTGGAGGATTCATGAAAACTGCAATTCCAAGATACCGTCTGCCCCAGGAGGTTCTCGACAAGGAAATTGGATTCATAGTCTCACAGGGCGTTGACGTTAGACTCGGAACTGAAGTCGGAAAGGACATAAAATTCTCTGACTTGTTGAATACATACGATGCTGTTTTTATTGGCGTAGGCAACCAAAAACCGCATATGACAGGTACTCCCGGAAGCGACGCAAAGAACGTTGTTCACGCAACTGAATTCTTAAGGAGAGCCAGTTTTGAAGAGCATATTGACGTTGGTAAAAATGTCGTGATCATAGGCGGTGGCTTTACTGCAAGCGATTCGGCAAGGACGTCCATACGCCTTGGCGCAACAAACGTTAAGATATTGTATAGGAGAAGGGACGTCGATAGGCCCGGGTATCCCTCACTAAACGCTGATGAGGAGATGGACGAAGGTGTTGAGGAAAAGGTAGAGTATGTCTGGGAGGTTACGCCTTTTGAATATGTCAAGGAAGGAGATAGGGCAGTCAAGCTTCGTTACTGGCAGAATGAAATGCTCATTGAAAAGGGTGGCCGCGCGAAGCCAGTGCCGAAGAAGGATAAAGTTCTTGAGATGGATGTAGACTATGTTATAGAAGCGACGGGACAGGAAACAGACTACTCTTTCATGGAAGAGGATCTGGTACGAAAGTTGAGGCTGACACCACAGGGACAGCCGATAGTGAACGAGCATGGAATGACCTCTATTCCTGGGGTGTTTTCTGGTGGAGACTGTACAAATTCCGCGAGAGATCTTATTAGTGCAGTAAGGGACGGGGACACAGCCACTCTCGGGGTTCTCTTCTATCTCAATGTAATGGATCAGGTTGTGGAGGAGGAGCTTCCTTTCCTTGATCGATGGAAGAAGTTTTCTGCCACATCTGCAAAGATGGCGTATGCTGAAAGAATGAAATAG
- the serS gene encoding serine--tRNA ligase, producing the protein MIDVKSLRNNPKVYYESCKARGFDTGVLDRFFDLDVEWRENLKLINDQKHQKNLLSLRIADLSKKGEETEVLKNSVRGINSRIGELENKQKEIEDERDKLARQIPNLIDESVPTCKGDENSVLVSVNGTAKVYRDDLHEFRKASGDRGDYILIENKPRSHVDLALELGLVDLERGAKVSGARFYYLRNRLVKLEQALISYAMDFLSERGFDVVEPPFMLNFKAYEGATDIETFKEMLYKMDGEDLYLIGTAEHPLAALYMDEILDPDQLPIRMAGVSPCFRREAGAHGKDTKGIFRVHQFFKVEQFVFCKPEHSSGFFDEILGNAEQLFRNLGLPYRVINICSEDLGSLAAKKYDIEVWFPSQGKYREVVSASNDTDYQARSLNIRYRTSEGNKVPHTLNSTAIASTRTIVAIIENYQDEDGEGFSIPEVLVPYTGFDHVEK; encoded by the coding sequence ATGATTGATGTAAAATCCTTACGCAACAACCCCAAGGTCTATTACGAATCCTGCAAGGCAAGGGGCTTTGACACCGGAGTTCTGGACAGATTTTTTGACCTTGACGTAGAATGGAGGGAAAATTTGAAGCTGATTAACGACCAGAAGCATCAGAAAAATTTGCTCAGCCTTAGAATTGCGGATCTATCAAAAAAGGGGGAGGAAACAGAAGTCCTAAAAAACTCTGTAAGGGGGATTAATTCAAGAATCGGAGAGCTTGAAAACAAGCAGAAAGAGATAGAGGACGAAAGAGACAAACTTGCAAGACAGATACCAAATCTTATTGATGAAAGCGTCCCGACATGCAAAGGGGACGAGAACAGCGTACTTGTCAGTGTAAATGGAACAGCAAAAGTCTATCGTGATGATTTGCATGAATTCAGGAAAGCTAGCGGAGACCGCGGTGATTACATACTTATTGAGAATAAACCGAGGAGTCACGTCGACCTCGCACTCGAACTCGGTCTTGTTGATCTGGAGAGGGGAGCAAAGGTTTCTGGTGCCAGATTCTATTATCTTAGAAACAGACTTGTGAAGCTTGAGCAGGCCCTTATAAGTTACGCAATGGACTTTCTTTCAGAGAGAGGCTTTGATGTTGTCGAACCGCCATTCATGCTGAATTTCAAGGCGTACGAGGGAGCCACGGATATTGAGACTTTCAAGGAAATGCTTTATAAGATGGATGGAGAGGATCTATATCTCATAGGAACCGCAGAACATCCTTTAGCGGCACTTTACATGGATGAAATACTTGACCCCGATCAACTTCCGATCAGGATGGCAGGAGTCTCGCCTTGCTTTCGAAGGGAAGCTGGTGCCCATGGAAAGGACACAAAGGGTATATTCAGGGTTCACCAGTTTTTCAAGGTAGAGCAATTTGTCTTCTGCAAGCCCGAACACTCATCTGGATTCTTTGATGAAATCCTCGGAAATGCAGAACAACTGTTCAGGAACCTTGGTTTGCCATACCGTGTAATAAACATATGCTCTGAAGATCTTGGAAGTCTGGCAGCAAAGAAGTATGATATTGAGGTATGGTTCCCTTCACAGGGTAAATACAGGGAAGTTGTATCAGCCTCAAATGACACGGATTACCAGGCAAGATCGCTTAACATAAGGTACAGGACCTCAGAGGGGAACAAGGTTCCGCATACCTTAAACAGCACTGCCATAGCAAGCACCAGAACTATTGTCGCAATAATTGAGAATTATCAGGACGAAGATGGTGAAGGATTTTCAATCCCGGAAGTACTTGTTCCATACACGGGATTCGATCACGTAGAAAAATAG